A genome region from Hydrogenoanaerobacterium saccharovorans includes the following:
- the pgmB gene encoding beta-phosphoglucomutase: MKYKAIIFDLDGVICHTDQYHYQAWKALTERLHIPFDETINNRLRGVSRMQSLNIILEKSKKQYTALEKEAFAEGKNKIYRNLLAGMTPDDLSDEVRKTLKALKSKGLKLAIGSSSKNTPIILHQIGLGDFFDAVSDGNNITNSKPDPEVFLKASAMLKLAPQECLVVEDAVVGIEAASRGGFFSAAIGDAQTCKSATYVLHHFGDLLNI, encoded by the coding sequence ATGAAATATAAAGCGATTATTTTCGACTTGGATGGCGTTATCTGCCATACGGATCAGTACCATTATCAAGCATGGAAAGCTTTGACCGAGCGCTTACATATCCCCTTTGATGAAACCATTAATAATCGTTTGCGCGGTGTCAGCCGTATGCAAAGCTTAAACATTATTTTAGAAAAAAGTAAAAAGCAATATACAGCTCTAGAAAAAGAGGCATTTGCGGAGGGAAAAAATAAGATCTATCGCAACCTTCTTGCAGGTATGACGCCAGATGATTTAAGCGACGAGGTGCGCAAAACATTGAAAGCATTAAAAAGCAAAGGGCTTAAACTGGCAATTGGTTCTTCCAGTAAAAATACACCGATTATTTTGCATCAGATAGGGCTTGGTGATTTTTTTGACGCAGTCAGTGACGGGAACAACATCACGAACTCTAAGCCCGACCCGGAAGTCTTTCTCAAAGCTTCCGCTATGCTGAAGCTTGCCCCGCAGGAATGCCTTGTGGTGGAGGATGCTGTCGTAGGTATTGAGGCGGCTAGCCGGGGTGGATTTTTCAGCGCGGCAATCGGAGACGCTCAAACTTGTAAATCGGCAACTTATGTGTTGCATCATTTTGGCGATTTGCTTA
- a CDS encoding TIM-barrel domain-containing protein has product MMERILFDKNKTEHSMVLGNSAAQLRWKEQDDCAELTIELAYSHVYGMGEKYNAVSQKGLTVVNEVEEKFCYQDEKTYCPAPFFFTDTGFGLYADTACKTVFDFTGKHIKVTLPSNTPIVVFKGEPKDIISEYMNLLGVAKLPPKWAFGPWISANSWNTQEQVEQQIENLKKYQFPATVLVVEAWSDEATFYIFNGASYQPVEKGGALKYDDFDFSHSDYWKNPKAMIERLHQAGIHLVLWQIPVYKKQGNDEILNEQNELDRADAVERKLCVHNSDGTPYTIPEGHWFAGSMIPDFTNQDTCAAWFNKRQYLFDIGVDGFKTDGGEFIYRPDVGFKNGMTGKEAKNRYAQSYTEAYTSFIGEDHVLFSRAGFTGQHTTPILWGGDQQSTNDELNSVLRAGLSAALTGIPFWGFDIAGFAGALPTLDLYRRATQTACFCPVMQWHSEPNGGQFKELMPGYDGNNERSPWNLAAVYNEPQFIDEMRFWHNLRMNLLPYLYSEALKCVKQAKPMMRPLVYDWCNDRIAAAVEDEFMLGDSLLIAPFLEENSHQRKVYLPQGEWVCLFTLEVLASGEHNVACNKKQLPVYIKSGCGIALNLNENKMLGSSVGNRTDSYHHLHILLAGSKGSYTFQDDLGNDFTLNWDNGRIEKSGKSAMNYTYELIG; this is encoded by the coding sequence ATGATGGAGCGAATTCTTTTTGATAAAAACAAAACAGAACACAGCATGGTACTTGGCAACAGTGCGGCACAGCTGCGATGGAAAGAACAGGACGACTGTGCAGAGCTGACAATTGAGCTGGCTTACAGCCATGTTTACGGCATGGGTGAAAAATACAATGCAGTGAGCCAAAAGGGCTTGACCGTGGTAAATGAGGTAGAAGAAAAATTTTGCTATCAAGATGAAAAAACCTATTGCCCGGCACCGTTTTTCTTTACCGATACAGGCTTCGGGCTTTATGCAGATACCGCCTGCAAGACGGTGTTTGATTTTACGGGCAAGCATATAAAAGTAACTTTACCGTCAAACACACCTATAGTTGTATTCAAAGGTGAGCCGAAAGACATCATTTCAGAATACATGAACCTGTTGGGCGTTGCGAAGCTGCCCCCCAAATGGGCTTTTGGCCCGTGGATCTCCGCTAACTCTTGGAATACGCAAGAGCAAGTGGAGCAGCAGATAGAAAATCTAAAGAAATATCAGTTCCCTGCAACGGTTCTTGTAGTAGAGGCATGGAGTGACGAAGCAACTTTCTATATCTTTAACGGTGCAAGCTATCAACCAGTGGAAAAAGGCGGCGCGCTGAAATATGATGATTTTGATTTTTCTCACAGCGATTACTGGAAGAACCCCAAAGCGATGATTGAGCGTTTGCATCAAGCGGGGATTCATCTTGTGTTGTGGCAAATTCCTGTTTACAAAAAGCAAGGAAATGATGAAATCCTCAATGAGCAAAATGAACTTGACCGCGCAGATGCCGTGGAACGTAAACTATGCGTACATAACAGTGACGGTACCCCTTATACCATTCCTGAAGGGCATTGGTTTGCAGGCTCAATGATTCCCGATTTTACAAATCAGGATACATGTGCTGCATGGTTTAATAAAAGACAATATTTGTTTGATATTGGAGTAGATGGCTTTAAGACGGACGGGGGAGAATTTATATACCGCCCCGATGTAGGCTTCAAGAACGGGATGACGGGAAAAGAGGCCAAAAACCGTTACGCGCAAAGCTATACCGAGGCATATACATCCTTTATAGGTGAAGACCATGTGCTCTTCAGCCGTGCAGGTTTTACCGGCCAGCATACCACGCCCATTCTTTGGGGCGGCGATCAGCAATCCACAAACGACGAATTGAACAGTGTGCTCAGAGCAGGGCTTTCGGCTGCGCTGACAGGCATCCCATTTTGGGGCTTTGATATTGCAGGTTTTGCGGGCGCACTGCCTACTCTTGATTTATACCGCCGCGCAACACAAACTGCTTGTTTCTGCCCTGTTATGCAGTGGCATTCCGAACCAAATGGCGGGCAATTTAAGGAGCTGATGCCCGGTTATGACGGGAACAACGAGCGCAGCCCATGGAACCTTGCAGCGGTTTATAACGAGCCCCAATTTATAGATGAAATGCGATTTTGGCACAATCTGCGCATGAATCTACTGCCCTACCTTTATAGTGAGGCACTTAAATGCGTAAAACAGGCAAAGCCCATGATGCGCCCGTTGGTATACGATTGGTGCAATGACAGAATAGCAGCTGCTGTAGAAGATGAGTTTATGTTGGGAGACAGCCTGCTGATTGCTCCGTTTTTAGAGGAAAATTCGCATCAGCGTAAGGTGTATCTGCCACAGGGCGAATGGGTTTGTTTGTTTACCCTTGAGGTGCTCGCAAGTGGAGAACATAATGTTGCCTGCAATAAAAAGCAGCTTCCGGTTTATATCAAATCTGGTTGCGGAATAGCACTTAACCTTAATGAGAACAAAATGCTTGGCAGCAGCGTTGGTAACAGAACCGATTCCTATCATCACCTGCACATTTTATTGGCAGGCAGTAAGGGCAGCTACACCTTCCAAGATGATTTGGGCAACGACTTTACTCTAAACTGGGATAACGGCAGAATCGAAAAATCAGGTAAATCCGCAATGAATTACACTTATGAGTTGATAGGCTAA
- a CDS encoding carbohydrate ABC transporter permease, with the protein MMADSIKTKRIVSKILLYIFALLIAVVVCIPFFWMIITSLKSRGALMSIPVEWFPKSPTLDAYKKLFTIPNFTSSVFNSFYLSITCTAVRLLCAAMAAFALTKIKFKGRETIFKVYITALMIPMQITFIPLFIVMTKMNLTNSLNAFMFIQLFNGFSIFMLRQRMMSINDAYIEAAVIDGASMGRIFFKIFLPLSSGTLAVLSIIVFMDLWNDYLLPLVLLTERSKYTLPLVLSTLSGEYKNQYNLMMAGSLLSIIPILIVYIAMQKYFKEGLTVGGVKG; encoded by the coding sequence ATGATGGCTGATTCAATAAAAACAAAACGCATAGTAAGCAAAATTTTGCTTTACATTTTTGCGTTGCTGATTGCAGTTGTAGTGTGTATCCCATTTTTTTGGATGATAATAACAAGCCTGAAGAGCCGCGGCGCACTTATGAGCATCCCTGTGGAGTGGTTCCCCAAAAGCCCTACACTGGATGCTTACAAAAAGCTGTTTACAATACCAAACTTTACTTCGTCTGTCTTTAACAGTTTTTATCTTTCTATCACCTGCACTGCCGTTCGTTTGCTTTGTGCTGCTATGGCGGCATTTGCGCTGACGAAAATTAAATTTAAAGGCCGCGAAACAATTTTTAAAGTTTACATTACGGCGTTGATGATTCCCATGCAAATTACGTTTATCCCTTTGTTTATTGTAATGACAAAAATGAACCTCACCAACAGTTTGAATGCATTTATGTTTATACAGCTGTTCAATGGGTTTTCTATTTTTATGCTGCGCCAAAGAATGATGTCAATCAACGATGCTTATATTGAAGCTGCTGTAATTGACGGGGCGTCTATGGGCAGGATTTTCTTTAAAATTTTTCTGCCGTTGTCATCGGGTACATTAGCGGTTCTTTCCATTATTGTGTTTATGGATTTATGGAACGATTATTTGCTGCCGCTTGTGCTTTTAACCGAACGCAGCAAATACACTTTGCCCTTAGTACTGAGTACGCTTTCAGGGGAATATAAAAATCAATACAACTTAATGATGGCAGGCAGTTTGCTTTCCATTATTCCAATTCTGATTGTATATATTGCTATGCAAAAATATTTTAAAGAAGGATTAACGGTTGGCGGAGTAAAGGGCTAA
- a CDS encoding carbohydrate ABC transporter permease: MKSSKTTGWRTAAAFLLPSMIGFIVFSVLPMITLLFISVTEWDGLSELTVFSDFGGFMDKFFVGLANYTNILQSKEFYQVVGNTVKYVGLYIPLILLLSLAVATVLNSKIKGVGFFRVVYYIPVITSWVAGSLIWKWVLSPEFGIINEMLRVIGIEGPKWLQSSFWAMPAIVLASVWKDMGYFGLMLLSGLQGINRQYYEAAEIDGAGRWNKFLHITLPLLSPTLFFVMIISLITSFQIFPQVMIMTPDGGPGGSTMVMVERIYKYGFKYYEMGYAAAYSWILFAIILVLTLIQMKLQKKWVTYDG, from the coding sequence ATGAAAAGTTCAAAAACGACTGGATGGAGAACTGCTGCGGCATTTCTGCTTCCAAGCATGATAGGTTTTATCGTTTTTAGTGTCCTGCCAATGATTACGTTGCTGTTCATCAGCGTTACAGAGTGGGATGGATTAAGTGAATTAACAGTTTTCTCTGATTTTGGCGGGTTTATGGATAAATTTTTTGTAGGGCTCGCGAATTACACAAATATATTGCAAAGCAAAGAGTTTTATCAGGTTGTTGGCAATACCGTTAAATATGTTGGGCTTTATATTCCGCTTATTTTGTTGCTTTCTTTAGCGGTGGCAACCGTACTTAACAGCAAAATAAAAGGTGTTGGCTTTTTCCGAGTGGTATATTATATCCCGGTTATCACCTCTTGGGTTGCCGGCTCGCTGATATGGAAATGGGTACTTAGCCCTGAGTTCGGAATTATCAATGAAATGCTGCGGGTCATTGGCATAGAAGGGCCAAAGTGGCTGCAAAGTTCTTTCTGGGCGATGCCGGCAATTGTGCTGGCATCTGTCTGGAAAGATATGGGCTATTTTGGATTGATGCTGCTTTCCGGCCTGCAGGGCATTAACAGGCAGTATTACGAGGCAGCCGAGATAGATGGTGCGGGTAGATGGAATAAGTTTTTGCATATTACCCTGCCTTTACTTTCGCCAACCCTTTTCTTTGTTATGATTATCAGCCTTATCACCTCGTTTCAAATCTTCCCGCAGGTTATGATTATGACACCGGACGGCGGCCCCGGCGGTTCTACCATGGTTATGGTTGAAAGAATTTACAAGTACGGCTTTAAATACTACGAAATGGGCTATGCTGCAGCATACAGCTGGATATTGTTTGCCATTATTCTGGTGCTTACTCTTATCCAAATGAAATTACAGAAAAAGTGGGTGACCTATGATGGCTGA